The Anastrepha ludens isolate Willacy chromosome X, idAnaLude1.1, whole genome shotgun sequence genome includes a window with the following:
- the LOC128869167 gene encoding host cell factor-like isoform X2, which yields MEASDFISPSGATTANTSEIGTVQQDTSVGRNRGNINGVPFGNMEVEMENYIEESTIISNNNSSRFRWKRLCNPSGPQPRPRHGHRAINIKELMVVFGGGNEGIVDELHVYNSVTNQWFVPAMRGEVPPGCAAYGFVVVGTRMFVFGGMIEYGKYSNELYELQATKWEWRKMHPELPDNGPAPCPRLGHSFTIVGERIFLFGGLANESDDPKNNIPKYLNDLYILETRGVHSHNGKWIMPKTYGESPPPRESHTGVAFTSKNANKLNLLIYGGMSGCRLGDLWLLDVDSMTWSKPRTRGHAPLPRSLHSATMICNKMYVFGGWVPLLMNDSKATTEREWKCTNTLAVLDLDSMTWENVTVDTVDEDVPRARAGHCAVGIQSRLYVWSGRDGYRKAWNNQVCCKDLWYLEVTKPLYAVKVGLVRASTHALELCWTTTTFAAAYELQTQKIEPTTMPAKVVIPSITPSAPSMSVSTNQLTTNGVTSSILPSPVLTSASTKHQKIHNSTLPTLNSQQSSTKVTSNTIIHQQQQSHLQGATIYIAQQQTPQVQQQIGQINAKTSAPNMAENTISAARIINATSPTLVNSSSPVSAGTSGVISAPLVNVSQQQTSVSIMNSNITTILQKFRPSTVVSRSTAVTTPVNTGTIGISSTQASTGGASLRVLSAAGIPITTTAPTNSVRIVSGNTGQTLRLATTQTTANTNNILKQTQNTGTTITGQSQSSSVTNTGTSIATATTIGGKQYIIQKPLTTLGSNVQFQLVKTSSGGVAVQTLPKINLSLSKNTGTSGAFSAVGSQQASAGGQILTATHVVGTSSGSQPQQQFIAAVGTSTVNCSASVAHTVSSGQQKPLVSGNLVKLVSPHTVSGGKLIMKNSNILQVGKVASTVGGKPAFVITNKQGQQLTNQQIIIVTTGAGLRTIPASSVMTQAGAGSIVSIVGSTSTTATVAASRNVVATQTGVKMIRGVTSTTGRPITLTLPSTTQLAQQQHVTSQQHQQKINVPSGNIQQKTITLGGKAVTVQMASNPNMTGVTKTVTIVGSNSGHTQPQTIVTSGVAGNTGSKLVMLPSNPTACNKKGFVNILNASATSNTCGNTLQRAITLTSNSILAGANSQVTIATHISNNGINDSAAALASLTDPNYTDGDTMDDIIEQLDGASDSLELKEFAECEDIDDEIAIILAPLTTNGGRGINEQKPNCHYNNYKLCQLMEIDFTIDGINSALETYSRKANFNSKSKTNICRKDGGIRESSYEHDNATFHNSSISPIVSNALLVQPQSSYIQSASNKTEAASTPAILFA from the exons ATGGAGGCTTCTGACTTTATAAGCCCTAGCGGTGCGACAACTGCAAATACTTCTGAAATCGGGACAGTACAGCAAGATACGTCTGTAGGTAGAAACCGTGGTAACATTAATGGTGTACCCTTCGGTAACATGGAAGTTGAAATGGAGAATTATATTGAAGAGA GTACAATTATAAGTAACAATAACTCCAGCAGGTTCCGTTGGAAACGCCTGTGTAATCCATCTGGACCGCAACCACGTCCACGACATGGACATCGTGCTATCAACATAAAGGAACTGATGGTTGTTTTTGGAGGGGGCAATGAGGGTATTGTAGATGAACTTCATGTTTATAACTCTG TTACCAATCAATGGTTTGTACCAGCCATGCGGGGTGAGGTGCCACCTGGCTGCGCTGCGTATGGCTTTGTTGTCGTTGGTACGCGGATGTTTGTGTTTGGCGGCATGATAGAGTACGGCAAATATTCAAATGAACTGTATGAGTTGCAAGCTACAAAATGGGAATGGCGCAAAATGCATCCTGAATTGCCCGATAATGGACCGGCGCCGTGTCCTCGCTTGGGACACAGTTTCACAATTGTGGGTGAACGTATATTTCTTTTCGGTGGATTAGCTAACGAATCTGATGACCCCAAAAATAATATACCCAA ATATCTAAACGATTTGTATATTTTGGAAACTCGTGGAGTACATAGTCACAATGGAAAGTGGATCATGCCAAAAACTTACGGAGAAAGTCCGCCACCTCGCGAGTCACATACAGGTGTAGCTTTTACgagtaaaaatgcaaataagctaaatttattaatatatggGGGAATGAGTGGTTGTCGGTTGGGCGATCTATGGCTTTTGGATGTTG ATTCTATGACTTGGTCGAAACCGCGAACACGTGGGCATGCACCGCTGCCTAGATCTCTACATAGTGCCACAATgatttgtaataaaatgtatgtgtttggtggttGGGTACCTTTACTCATGAACGACTCAAAAGCAACAACTGAAAGAGAATGGAAATGCACAAATACGCTTGCAGTTTTAGATTtag ATTCAATGACATGGGAAAACGTAACAGTTGACACAGTGGATGAAGATGTACCCAGAGCTCGAGCTGGGCACTGTGCAGTGGGGATTCAAAGTCGTTTATATGTGTGGTCCGGTCGTGATGGCTATCGTAAAGCATGGAACAACCAG gtttgctgTAAAGATCTTTGGTATCTAGAAGTAACTAAGCCACTCTATGCAGTGAAAGTTGGTTTGGTTCGTGCTTCTACTCATGCTTTAGAATTATGTTGGACCACTACTACTTTTGCAGCTGCTTATGAGTTACAAACCCAAAAGATTGAACCAACCACAATGCCGGCCAAGGTTGTAATACCTTCAATTACTCCCAGTGCCCCATCAATGTCAGTTTCTACGAATCAGTTAACCACGAATGGTGTGACCAGCTCTATTCTTCCCTCCCCAGTATTGACTTCGGCATCtacaaaacaccaaaaaatacaCAATTCAACCCTCCCAACACTGAATTCGCAACAATCTTCTACAAAAGTAACCAGCAATACTATAATACATCAACAGCAACAATCTCATTTACAGGGAGCGACAATTTATATAGCGCAACAACAAACGCCTCAAGTCCAACAACAAATCGGCCAAATTAATGCGAAAACATCTGCTCCGAATATGGCAGAGAATACAATATCAGCAGCACGCATAATAAACGCCACATCTCCAACATTAGTAAATTCTAGCTCACCGGTTAGTGCTGGTACCAGTGGTGTTATATCAGCACCCTTGGTAAATGTGTCTCAGCAACAAACGTCTGTCTCAATAATGAATAGTAACATAACTACTATACTGCAGAAGTTCCGACCAAGTACAGTGGTTTCCCGGTCTACTGCAGTAACAACACCAGTTAATACAGGAACTATCGGTATATCTTCTACACAGGCGAGTACTGGAGGTGCGAGCCTACGTGTTTTAAGTGCTGCAGGCAttccaataacaacaacagctccAACTAACAGTGTTCGAATTGTATCAGGGAATACGGGCCAGACTTTACGTTTAGCTACCACCCAAACCACGGCCAATACAAATAACATATTAAAACAGACACAAAACACAGGAACTACAATCACTGGGCAATCGCAAAGCAGTTCAGTTACGAATACGGGAACTTCAATAGCTACTGCCACAACGATAGGTGGCAAACAATATATCATACAAAAACCGTTAACAACATTAGGCTCAAATGTACAATTTCAATTAGTAAAAACCAGTTCTGGTGGCGTTGCTGTGCAAACattaccaaaaattaatttaagtttgtCTAAGAACACCGGAACCTCGGGAGCATTTTCTGCGGTTGGGAGTCAACAGGCTTCGGCTGGAGGACAAATACTGACAGCAACACATGTAGTTGGTACAAGTTCGGGTTCACAACCTCAACAACAGTTCATTGCCGCAGTCGGCACTTCAACCGTAAATTGTAGTGCATCTGTTGCCCATACAGTCTCTAGCGGTCAACAAAAACCTCTAGTGTCCGGAAATCTTGTAAAACTGGTTTCCCCACATACCGTTAGTGGAGGAAAATTGATAATGAAAAATTCGAATATCCTGCAGGTAGGAAAAGTTGCTTCGACTGTTGGTGGCAAGCCAGCATTTGTTATCACTAACAAGCAGGGCCAACAATTAACAAATCAACAGATTATAATAGTAACCACTGGAGCCGGTTTACGAACAATACCCGCATCGAGTGTTATGACACAAGCTGGCGCTGGTAGCATTGTTTCAATAGTGGGCTCGACATCGACCACGGCCACTGTTGCAGCATCTAGAAATGTTGTAGCTACTCAGACGGGTGTCAAAATGATTCGCGGAGTCACTAGTACAACCGGACGACCTATTACACTAACACTACCTTCAACTACGCAGTTAGCTCAGCAGCAACATGTAACCAGTCAACAACatcagcaaaaaataaatgtcccATCTGGAAATATTCAGCAAAAAACTATAACGCTTGGTGGTAAAGCAGTAACAGTACAAATGGCTTCTAATCCTAATATGACTGGAGTAACTAAAACTGTTACGATTGTAGGATCAAACTCTGGGCATACTCAGCCACAAACCATTGTTACCAGCGGTGTCGCAGGCAATACAGGCAGTAAACTAGTTATGTTGCCTTCAAATCCAACTGCATGTAATAAAAAGGgtttcgtaaatattttaaatgccaGTGCTACTAGTAATACCTGTGGGAATACACTACAGCGAGCGATAACATTAACATCGAATTCCATTTTAGCTGGAGCTAATTCTCAAGTTACCATCGCAACGCACATCAGTAATAATGGGATAAATGATTCTGCTGCTGCTTTGGCATCATTGACAGATCCTAATTATACTGACGGTGACACTATGGATGATATTATCGAGCAGTTGGATGGTGCTTCAGATTCGTTAGAACTAAAAGAGTTCGCTGAATGTGAAGATATTGATGATGAGATAGCAATTATACTAGCTCCACTGACTACAAACGGGGGCAGAGGTATTAATGAACAAAAACCTAATTGTCATTATAACAATTATAAACTATGTCAACTAATGGAAATTGATTTTACGATCGATGGCATCAACTCGGCGCTTGAGACCTATTcaagaaaagcaaattttaacaGCAAAAGTAAAACCAATATCTGCCGAAAAGATGGCGGCATACGAGAGTCAAGCTATGAACATGACAATGCCACATTT CATAATTCGTCGATCAGCCCGATTGTTTCTAATGCCTTATTAGTGCAGCCACAGTCTTCCTACATACAATCCGCATCTAATAAAACCGAAGCTGCTAGCACCCCAGCTATTTTGTTCGCATAA
- the LOC128869167 gene encoding host cell factor-like isoform X1 translates to MEASDFISPSGATTANTSEIGTVQQDTSVGRNRGNINGVPFGNMEVEMENYIEESTIISNNNSSRFRWKRLCNPSGPQPRPRHGHRAINIKELMVVFGGGNEGIVDELHVYNSVTNQWFVPAMRGEVPPGCAAYGFVVVGTRMFVFGGMIEYGKYSNELYELQATKWEWRKMHPELPDNGPAPCPRLGHSFTIVGERIFLFGGLANESDDPKNNIPKYLNDLYILETRGVHSHNGKWIMPKTYGESPPPRESHTGVAFTSKNANKLNLLIYGGMSGCRLGDLWLLDVDSMTWSKPRTRGHAPLPRSLHSATMICNKMYVFGGWVPLLMNDSKATTEREWKCTNTLAVLDLDSMTWENVTVDTVDEDVPRARAGHCAVGIQSRLYVWSGRDGYRKAWNNQVRVCCKDLWYLEVTKPLYAVKVGLVRASTHALELCWTTTTFAAAYELQTQKIEPTTMPAKVVIPSITPSAPSMSVSTNQLTTNGVTSSILPSPVLTSASTKHQKIHNSTLPTLNSQQSSTKVTSNTIIHQQQQSHLQGATIYIAQQQTPQVQQQIGQINAKTSAPNMAENTISAARIINATSPTLVNSSSPVSAGTSGVISAPLVNVSQQQTSVSIMNSNITTILQKFRPSTVVSRSTAVTTPVNTGTIGISSTQASTGGASLRVLSAAGIPITTTAPTNSVRIVSGNTGQTLRLATTQTTANTNNILKQTQNTGTTITGQSQSSSVTNTGTSIATATTIGGKQYIIQKPLTTLGSNVQFQLVKTSSGGVAVQTLPKINLSLSKNTGTSGAFSAVGSQQASAGGQILTATHVVGTSSGSQPQQQFIAAVGTSTVNCSASVAHTVSSGQQKPLVSGNLVKLVSPHTVSGGKLIMKNSNILQVGKVASTVGGKPAFVITNKQGQQLTNQQIIIVTTGAGLRTIPASSVMTQAGAGSIVSIVGSTSTTATVAASRNVVATQTGVKMIRGVTSTTGRPITLTLPSTTQLAQQQHVTSQQHQQKINVPSGNIQQKTITLGGKAVTVQMASNPNMTGVTKTVTIVGSNSGHTQPQTIVTSGVAGNTGSKLVMLPSNPTACNKKGFVNILNASATSNTCGNTLQRAITLTSNSILAGANSQVTIATHISNNGINDSAAALASLTDPNYTDGDTMDDIIEQLDGASDSLELKEFAECEDIDDEIAIILAPLTTNGGRGINEQKPNCHYNNYKLCQLMEIDFTIDGINSALETYSRKANFNSKSKTNICRKDGGIRESSYEHDNATFHNSSISPIVSNALLVQPQSSYIQSASNKTEAASTPAILFA, encoded by the exons ATGGAGGCTTCTGACTTTATAAGCCCTAGCGGTGCGACAACTGCAAATACTTCTGAAATCGGGACAGTACAGCAAGATACGTCTGTAGGTAGAAACCGTGGTAACATTAATGGTGTACCCTTCGGTAACATGGAAGTTGAAATGGAGAATTATATTGAAGAGA GTACAATTATAAGTAACAATAACTCCAGCAGGTTCCGTTGGAAACGCCTGTGTAATCCATCTGGACCGCAACCACGTCCACGACATGGACATCGTGCTATCAACATAAAGGAACTGATGGTTGTTTTTGGAGGGGGCAATGAGGGTATTGTAGATGAACTTCATGTTTATAACTCTG TTACCAATCAATGGTTTGTACCAGCCATGCGGGGTGAGGTGCCACCTGGCTGCGCTGCGTATGGCTTTGTTGTCGTTGGTACGCGGATGTTTGTGTTTGGCGGCATGATAGAGTACGGCAAATATTCAAATGAACTGTATGAGTTGCAAGCTACAAAATGGGAATGGCGCAAAATGCATCCTGAATTGCCCGATAATGGACCGGCGCCGTGTCCTCGCTTGGGACACAGTTTCACAATTGTGGGTGAACGTATATTTCTTTTCGGTGGATTAGCTAACGAATCTGATGACCCCAAAAATAATATACCCAA ATATCTAAACGATTTGTATATTTTGGAAACTCGTGGAGTACATAGTCACAATGGAAAGTGGATCATGCCAAAAACTTACGGAGAAAGTCCGCCACCTCGCGAGTCACATACAGGTGTAGCTTTTACgagtaaaaatgcaaataagctaaatttattaatatatggGGGAATGAGTGGTTGTCGGTTGGGCGATCTATGGCTTTTGGATGTTG ATTCTATGACTTGGTCGAAACCGCGAACACGTGGGCATGCACCGCTGCCTAGATCTCTACATAGTGCCACAATgatttgtaataaaatgtatgtgtttggtggttGGGTACCTTTACTCATGAACGACTCAAAAGCAACAACTGAAAGAGAATGGAAATGCACAAATACGCTTGCAGTTTTAGATTtag ATTCAATGACATGGGAAAACGTAACAGTTGACACAGTGGATGAAGATGTACCCAGAGCTCGAGCTGGGCACTGTGCAGTGGGGATTCAAAGTCGTTTATATGTGTGGTCCGGTCGTGATGGCTATCGTAAAGCATGGAACAACCAGGTCAGG gtttgctgTAAAGATCTTTGGTATCTAGAAGTAACTAAGCCACTCTATGCAGTGAAAGTTGGTTTGGTTCGTGCTTCTACTCATGCTTTAGAATTATGTTGGACCACTACTACTTTTGCAGCTGCTTATGAGTTACAAACCCAAAAGATTGAACCAACCACAATGCCGGCCAAGGTTGTAATACCTTCAATTACTCCCAGTGCCCCATCAATGTCAGTTTCTACGAATCAGTTAACCACGAATGGTGTGACCAGCTCTATTCTTCCCTCCCCAGTATTGACTTCGGCATCtacaaaacaccaaaaaatacaCAATTCAACCCTCCCAACACTGAATTCGCAACAATCTTCTACAAAAGTAACCAGCAATACTATAATACATCAACAGCAACAATCTCATTTACAGGGAGCGACAATTTATATAGCGCAACAACAAACGCCTCAAGTCCAACAACAAATCGGCCAAATTAATGCGAAAACATCTGCTCCGAATATGGCAGAGAATACAATATCAGCAGCACGCATAATAAACGCCACATCTCCAACATTAGTAAATTCTAGCTCACCGGTTAGTGCTGGTACCAGTGGTGTTATATCAGCACCCTTGGTAAATGTGTCTCAGCAACAAACGTCTGTCTCAATAATGAATAGTAACATAACTACTATACTGCAGAAGTTCCGACCAAGTACAGTGGTTTCCCGGTCTACTGCAGTAACAACACCAGTTAATACAGGAACTATCGGTATATCTTCTACACAGGCGAGTACTGGAGGTGCGAGCCTACGTGTTTTAAGTGCTGCAGGCAttccaataacaacaacagctccAACTAACAGTGTTCGAATTGTATCAGGGAATACGGGCCAGACTTTACGTTTAGCTACCACCCAAACCACGGCCAATACAAATAACATATTAAAACAGACACAAAACACAGGAACTACAATCACTGGGCAATCGCAAAGCAGTTCAGTTACGAATACGGGAACTTCAATAGCTACTGCCACAACGATAGGTGGCAAACAATATATCATACAAAAACCGTTAACAACATTAGGCTCAAATGTACAATTTCAATTAGTAAAAACCAGTTCTGGTGGCGTTGCTGTGCAAACattaccaaaaattaatttaagtttgtCTAAGAACACCGGAACCTCGGGAGCATTTTCTGCGGTTGGGAGTCAACAGGCTTCGGCTGGAGGACAAATACTGACAGCAACACATGTAGTTGGTACAAGTTCGGGTTCACAACCTCAACAACAGTTCATTGCCGCAGTCGGCACTTCAACCGTAAATTGTAGTGCATCTGTTGCCCATACAGTCTCTAGCGGTCAACAAAAACCTCTAGTGTCCGGAAATCTTGTAAAACTGGTTTCCCCACATACCGTTAGTGGAGGAAAATTGATAATGAAAAATTCGAATATCCTGCAGGTAGGAAAAGTTGCTTCGACTGTTGGTGGCAAGCCAGCATTTGTTATCACTAACAAGCAGGGCCAACAATTAACAAATCAACAGATTATAATAGTAACCACTGGAGCCGGTTTACGAACAATACCCGCATCGAGTGTTATGACACAAGCTGGCGCTGGTAGCATTGTTTCAATAGTGGGCTCGACATCGACCACGGCCACTGTTGCAGCATCTAGAAATGTTGTAGCTACTCAGACGGGTGTCAAAATGATTCGCGGAGTCACTAGTACAACCGGACGACCTATTACACTAACACTACCTTCAACTACGCAGTTAGCTCAGCAGCAACATGTAACCAGTCAACAACatcagcaaaaaataaatgtcccATCTGGAAATATTCAGCAAAAAACTATAACGCTTGGTGGTAAAGCAGTAACAGTACAAATGGCTTCTAATCCTAATATGACTGGAGTAACTAAAACTGTTACGATTGTAGGATCAAACTCTGGGCATACTCAGCCACAAACCATTGTTACCAGCGGTGTCGCAGGCAATACAGGCAGTAAACTAGTTATGTTGCCTTCAAATCCAACTGCATGTAATAAAAAGGgtttcgtaaatattttaaatgccaGTGCTACTAGTAATACCTGTGGGAATACACTACAGCGAGCGATAACATTAACATCGAATTCCATTTTAGCTGGAGCTAATTCTCAAGTTACCATCGCAACGCACATCAGTAATAATGGGATAAATGATTCTGCTGCTGCTTTGGCATCATTGACAGATCCTAATTATACTGACGGTGACACTATGGATGATATTATCGAGCAGTTGGATGGTGCTTCAGATTCGTTAGAACTAAAAGAGTTCGCTGAATGTGAAGATATTGATGATGAGATAGCAATTATACTAGCTCCACTGACTACAAACGGGGGCAGAGGTATTAATGAACAAAAACCTAATTGTCATTATAACAATTATAAACTATGTCAACTAATGGAAATTGATTTTACGATCGATGGCATCAACTCGGCGCTTGAGACCTATTcaagaaaagcaaattttaacaGCAAAAGTAAAACCAATATCTGCCGAAAAGATGGCGGCATACGAGAGTCAAGCTATGAACATGACAATGCCACATTT CATAATTCGTCGATCAGCCCGATTGTTTCTAATGCCTTATTAGTGCAGCCACAGTCTTCCTACATACAATCCGCATCTAATAAAACCGAAGCTGCTAGCACCCCAGCTATTTTGTTCGCATAA